From a region of the Roseivirga sp. 4D4 genome:
- a CDS encoding AI-2E family transporter produces the protein MKKLAYSVIAIAGILALLIYAESILIPLVFGVILWYLGTSLKSLTTKIPVIGKKLNTTMVNVLVFIILVIGFGGLSRLITSSIDSLMLSYEIYKVNINSLLDQVNESFNINIQEQFNTAQDGFDYGDILGSIAGSISGVLGDAIIILVYAAFMFSEETSFKNKLTKMFKSSDEESRVTKMLNKIGNSFGDYIRLKTYVSLLTGIVGYIFLAIMGVDSPFFWALLMFLLNYIPTIGSLVATVFPAVFSLMQFGEFGPFFIILIGLGVIEWVIGNVVEPKIMGNSLNLSPLVTILALIVWGQIWGITGMLLSTPITVIMVIVFSQFENTRRVAILLSQNGDIQQD, from the coding sequence ATGAAAAAACTTGCGTACAGTGTCATAGCCATTGCTGGAATCTTGGCCCTTCTCATCTATGCCGAAAGTATCCTGATCCCACTCGTATTTGGTGTTATCCTTTGGTATTTGGGAACATCACTCAAGTCCTTAACTACGAAAATTCCGGTCATTGGAAAGAAACTAAACACCACCATGGTGAATGTTCTGGTCTTCATCATTCTGGTCATTGGTTTTGGTGGACTTTCCAGGTTAATCACGTCAAGTATTGACTCATTGATGCTCTCATATGAAATCTATAAAGTAAACATTAACAGCCTGTTAGATCAGGTAAACGAGAGTTTTAATATAAATATTCAAGAGCAGTTCAATACCGCCCAAGATGGTTTCGATTATGGCGATATTCTGGGAAGTATAGCAGGCTCTATATCAGGTGTCTTGGGAGACGCCATCATCATCCTGGTGTATGCAGCGTTTATGTTTTCTGAAGAGACCAGCTTTAAGAACAAGCTCACAAAGATGTTTAAGTCTTCGGATGAAGAATCTAGAGTAACAAAAATGCTGAACAAGATTGGAAACTCATTTGGAGACTATATCAGACTGAAAACGTATGTGAGTTTGCTGACTGGTATTGTGGGATATATCTTCTTGGCCATAATGGGAGTTGACTCTCCATTTTTCTGGGCCCTGTTAATGTTTTTGCTCAACTATATCCCAACCATTGGATCTTTAGTAGCCACCGTTTTTCCAGCCGTATTTAGTTTAATGCAATTCGGAGAGTTCGGACCTTTCTTTATCATCCTGATCGGCCTGGGAGTGATTGAATGGGTGATTGGAAATGTGGTAGAGCCAAAAATCATGGGCAATTCTTTGAATCTCAGTCCACTTGTCACCATCCTTGCTCTGATTGTTTGGGGTCAGATTTGGGGGATTACAGGAATGCTTTTGAGCACACCCATCACCGTGATAATGGTAATTGTATTTTCACAATTCGAGAATACTAGAAGGGTGGCCATCTTGCTGTCTCAAAATGGGGATATTCAGCAAGATTAG
- a CDS encoding cold-shock protein, with the protein MARSQNTFQKKEREKKRLQKRKEKEMKKEERRANASGGGLDEMMAYVDEFGNITDTPPDPTVKKKEVKASSIEIGVPKQEKEDMTAERRGKVSFFNDSKGYGFINQDGTQERFFVHVNGLMEPIQEGDKVSFLLEKGMKGMNAVSVKVIR; encoded by the coding sequence ATGGCAAGATCACAGAACACGTTCCAGAAAAAAGAAAGAGAGAAGAAGCGCTTACAGAAGCGTAAAGAAAAGGAAATGAAGAAGGAGGAGCGAAGAGCTAATGCTTCTGGTGGTGGTCTTGATGAAATGATGGCTTATGTAGATGAGTTTGGTAACATCACCGATACGCCACCTGATCCGACAGTAAAGAAGAAAGAAGTTAAGGCTTCTAGTATTGAGATTGGAGTTCCAAAACAGGAGAAGGAAGATATGACTGCCGAGAGACGTGGCAAAGTGTCCTTTTTCAACGATTCAAAAGGCTATGGTTTTATCAATCAAGATGGAACCCAAGAACGATTCTTTGTCCACGTAAATGGCTTGATGGAGCCAATTCAAGAAGGAGATAAAGTGAGCTTTCTCTTAGAGAAGGGAATGAAAGGTATGAATGCTGTCAGCGTGAAAGTTATTCGCTGA
- a CDS encoding PadR family transcriptional regulator, with protein sequence MRRSDLGEFEELVLLTVAVLFPSAYSVAVAEELERQTGKVVTTGAVHSALQRLEKKGYLESAMGEATKERGGRRKRLFTVTTLGSQMLHTVKSVRDNLWGNIAPGSLPSLNLNSQ encoded by the coding sequence ATGAGAAGGAGCGATTTAGGTGAGTTTGAGGAACTTGTACTGTTAACAGTTGCAGTATTGTTTCCTTCGGCATATAGCGTAGCCGTAGCCGAAGAATTGGAAAGACAGACAGGTAAAGTGGTGACGACTGGTGCTGTTCATTCTGCTCTTCAGAGACTTGAAAAGAAAGGTTATCTGGAGTCCGCTATGGGCGAGGCCACGAAAGAACGCGGAGGAAGAAGAAAACGACTCTTTACAGTGACCACCCTCGGAAGCCAAATGCTTCATACCGTCAAATCTGTCCGGGATAACCTATGGGGAAACATTGCTCCTGGATCACTCCCCTCACTAAACTTAAATAGTCAATGA
- a CDS encoding ABC transporter permease, whose amino-acid sequence MSQYKSTPKWLDKLVEWLCPYELHEEVFGDLHERFQHMVDKKGLRHAKLRYPLEVLVYLKSTVSFKRKSNRSKTQFTAMFKHYFTTATRNIIRNKSFSFINVMGLVLGISSFLLINLWVNDERSIDNFHENQGDLYALYLTSEINGEVSGDYDIKEWELFSNRNVWLAEELPKVIPEIKHIATYITSYELPWGYPNTFQVGDVKHRLEGAITGNDFFKMFSYPILYGDKENPLTRAKTLVISEYMASIFFENPQDAVGKTIRYENTLDMKITGVFKNIQANSSLQFDYLISWEDAESLPIVMSDNKAPTFIQLHANADPELVAQKLKAFDDSSNNPAYERLELGLQPYGDQYLISKFENGKPVSGRIEYINIFSGVAIFVLIIACINFMNLATSRSLKRAKEVGVRKVIGSSKGYLIGQFLGESILLTSIAMIVSVITVSAIVPYFNNFTGKEMALPLSEPFYWLFLIIIVLVTGVLSGAYPAVFLSSLQPAKVLKGMARFTNTAKFFRKGLATFQFSLSILLLIATLVVSRQTDYIQNTNLGYDKENVIYVRIEGDLVSKYHLFKESLLTKSGIAMVDRSSEAPHDMAFEIAGPFAWEGMEENRQMSFKPTSVGFDFLEMMGLEIVEGRGFDKTIPTDTAAFMINETALKQMNLDQPLGKRISAWTKQGRIIGVLKDYHTHSLHEPIKPLIVDVKEDLNFGIIMVKTLPGQTQKAIESLEEVSANINPNYPLEYQFMDLEYAELYKNEKVVSSLSNIFAILAIMISCLGLLGLAMFSAEQRIKEIGVRKVLGASVASIIKLFSKDFLQLVVWSFVIATPIAAYLMKNWLEGFAYQINLSWWIFALTGLLALIIAFLTVAYQTFSAAKANPIKNLRTE is encoded by the coding sequence ATGAGCCAATACAAGTCCACTCCCAAGTGGCTGGACAAGCTCGTAGAATGGCTTTGTCCCTATGAATTGCATGAAGAAGTCTTTGGTGATCTACATGAGCGATTTCAGCACATGGTTGATAAAAAGGGACTCAGGCATGCCAAACTAAGATACCCTCTTGAAGTCCTAGTTTATTTAAAATCCACAGTCTCATTCAAAAGGAAATCAAACAGATCTAAAACCCAATTTACCGCTATGTTTAAGCACTACTTCACTACGGCAACAAGAAACATTATCCGCAATAAATCCTTTTCATTCATTAATGTAATGGGCCTTGTTTTGGGCATATCTTCTTTCTTACTGATCAATTTGTGGGTAAATGACGAAAGATCAATCGACAACTTCCATGAAAATCAGGGCGACTTATACGCACTTTATTTGACTTCAGAGATTAATGGTGAGGTCTCCGGAGATTATGATATTAAAGAATGGGAGCTCTTTAGTAATAGAAATGTATGGCTAGCTGAAGAGTTACCCAAAGTAATCCCTGAAATAAAGCACATAGCTACCTATATCACAAGTTATGAGCTTCCATGGGGATACCCTAACACCTTCCAAGTCGGAGATGTAAAACATCGACTTGAAGGAGCCATTACTGGAAACGACTTCTTTAAGATGTTCTCTTATCCAATACTATATGGAGACAAAGAGAACCCTCTCACCAGAGCCAAAACACTTGTTATTTCAGAATACATGGCATCCATTTTCTTTGAGAACCCTCAAGACGCTGTGGGCAAAACGATCCGCTATGAGAACACGCTGGATATGAAAATCACAGGTGTTTTTAAGAACATACAAGCCAATAGTTCCCTTCAGTTCGATTACCTAATCAGTTGGGAAGATGCCGAAAGCCTGCCTATTGTCATGTCCGATAACAAAGCCCCTACATTCATACAATTGCATGCCAATGCTGATCCTGAATTAGTCGCACAAAAACTTAAGGCATTCGATGACTCTAGTAATAACCCTGCTTACGAAAGGTTAGAATTAGGCTTACAACCTTATGGCGATCAATATCTCATCTCGAAATTCGAAAATGGCAAACCCGTCTCAGGACGCATTGAATACATCAACATTTTCAGTGGTGTGGCCATTTTCGTGTTGATTATAGCCTGTATCAACTTTATGAACCTAGCGACAAGCCGTTCGCTCAAAAGAGCCAAAGAAGTTGGTGTCAGGAAGGTAATAGGTTCTTCAAAAGGTTACTTGATTGGTCAGTTCCTTGGCGAATCAATACTTCTCACTTCGATTGCCATGATTGTATCTGTTATCACTGTCAGTGCAATTGTTCCTTACTTCAATAACTTCACGGGTAAGGAAATGGCGCTACCGCTGTCCGAGCCTTTTTATTGGTTGTTTCTCATAATTATCGTCTTAGTCACCGGAGTCCTTTCTGGGGCCTATCCGGCTGTATTCTTATCTTCCTTGCAGCCTGCAAAGGTGTTGAAGGGAATGGCAAGGTTTACTAACACTGCCAAATTCTTTAGAAAAGGCCTTGCCACGTTTCAGTTTAGCCTATCCATCCTTTTGCTGATCGCTACCCTGGTCGTTTCTCGACAGACTGACTACATTCAAAACACTAACCTCGGATATGACAAAGAGAACGTCATCTACGTAAGAATCGAAGGGGATCTTGTCAGCAAGTATCACTTATTCAAAGAAAGTTTATTGACCAAATCTGGAATTGCTATGGTTGATAGAAGCAGCGAAGCACCTCATGACATGGCTTTCGAAATAGCAGGCCCTTTTGCCTGGGAAGGCATGGAAGAGAATCGACAGATGAGTTTCAAACCCACATCCGTAGGCTTTGACTTCCTGGAAATGATGGGCTTAGAGATTGTTGAAGGCCGGGGCTTTGACAAAACAATACCTACTGACACCGCTGCCTTTATGATCAACGAAACTGCATTGAAGCAAATGAACCTCGATCAACCTTTGGGCAAGCGTATTTCTGCATGGACAAAACAAGGAAGAATCATAGGTGTGCTGAAGGATTATCACACGCACTCGCTGCACGAGCCAATTAAGCCTTTAATCGTTGATGTTAAGGAGGATCTGAACTTTGGAATTATCATGGTAAAAACACTCCCTGGTCAAACACAAAAGGCGATTGAGAGCCTAGAAGAAGTTTCCGCCAATATTAACCCCAACTATCCACTTGAATATCAATTCATGGACTTGGAATATGCTGAACTTTACAAAAACGAAAAAGTAGTAAGCAGCCTCTCTAATATATTCGCCATACTTGCCATTATGATTTCTTGTCTTGGCTTGCTCGGCCTGGCCATGTTCTCAGCAGAACAACGCATTAAGGAGATTGGGGTCCGAAAGGTTCTAGGTGCTTCGGTAGCCAGTATTATCAAGCTCTTCTCAAAGGACTTTTTGCAGCTCGTTGTCTGGTCATTCGTGATTGCCACACCCATAGCAGCATACTTAATGAAGAACTGGCTTGAAGGCTTCGCCTATCAAATCAATCTATCTTGGTGGATATTCG